From one Lotus japonicus ecotype B-129 chromosome 3, LjGifu_v1.2 genomic stretch:
- the LOC130748796 gene encoding selT-like protein — protein MDRTQILLVGLPIFLFFSDVFNLFAPAPPPKPTHHHRHHPIPQPQPHLQKPLDFPAQKQSGIGPIGVGNTVNIDFCTSCSYKGNAVTVKNMLESVFPGINVVLANYPPPLPKRVLSKIIPVVQTGIVVSIVAGDQIFPRLGFVPPPWYYSLRANKFRSIASTWLFANFIQSFLQSSGAFEVYCNGELVFSKLKENRFPGEIELKDLVERRLANTRFFNSVEGASSARTVI, from the exons ATGGATCGGACACAAATTCTTCTCGTTGGGTTaccaatcttcctcttcttctccgaTGTCTTTAACCTTTTCGCTCCTGCGCCACCTCCCAAACCAACCCATCACCACCGTCACCATCCCATTCCTCAGCCTCAACCGCATCTTCAGAAACCCCTTGACTTCCCTGCGCAG AAACAGAGTGGGATTGGTCCAATTGGGGTTGGCAATACTGTCAACATTGACTTCTGCACTTCCTGCTCTTACAA GGGAAATGCGGTAACAGTTAAAAACATGCTCGAATCTGTATTCCCGGGGATTAATGTTGTTTTGGCTAACTATCCACCTCCACTTCCGAAACGTGTTCTCAGCAAAATAATTCCAGTGGTGCAAACAGGAATTGTTGTGAGTATAGTTGCAGGTGACCAGATATTCCCCAGATTGGGATTTGTACCACCACCATGGTACTATTCCTTGCGCGCCAATAAGTTTAGAAGCATTGCAAGCACTTGGCTTTTTGCGAATTTCATTCAATCCTTCCTTCAAAGTTCTGGTGCTTTTGAAGTATATTGCAATGGTGAATTG GTGTTTTCCAAGCTGAAGGAGAACAGGTTCCCTGGTGAAATTGAGTTGAAAGATCTCGTGGAAAGAAGATTAGCTAATacaagattcttcaatagtgtTGAAGGTGCTTCAAGCGCTAGAACCGTCATATAG